A DNA window from Actinomadura coerulea contains the following coding sequences:
- a CDS encoding phiSA1p31-related protein, whose translation MNRTEALKLAVEHVNSMCRPGPLGAGAPIERRAEAVERFARFLLEDDADTVDISTLSERPGTETLRVDAAEAAGFPLPGTRYRDNDGDVWIVRQGGGLSLDQPRNEGRNGHSTLAEVRSEWGPLTRLEDADPDRLTPGDRYRDGEGDVWTVYPDGLLYLTDRTPGRTLDYVREQYHSATKLEG comes from the coding sequence ATGAACCGCACGGAAGCTCTCAAGCTCGCGGTGGAGCACGTCAACTCCATGTGCCGGCCCGGTCCGCTGGGTGCGGGTGCGCCGATCGAACGGCGCGCGGAGGCGGTGGAGCGGTTCGCGCGGTTCCTGCTGGAGGACGACGCGGACACGGTCGACATCTCCACGCTGTCCGAGCGTCCGGGTACGGAGACGCTCCGCGTGGACGCTGCGGAGGCGGCCGGCTTCCCGCTGCCCGGCACGCGGTACCGCGACAACGACGGGGACGTGTGGATCGTGCGTCAGGGTGGTGGACTGTCCCTGGACCAGCCGCGGAACGAAGGGCGCAACGGGCACAGCACGCTCGCCGAAGTGCGTAGCGAGTGGGGCCCGCTGACCAGGCTGGAGGACGCGGACCCCGACCGCCTGACGCCGGGCGACCGGTACCGCGACGGAGAGGGCGACGTGTGGACCGTCTACCCGGACGGTCTCCTCTACCTCACCGACCGTACCCCCGGACGCACCCTGGATTACGTGCGCGAGCAGTACCACAGCGCCACGAAGTTGGAGGGCTGA
- a CDS encoding DUF397 domain-containing protein: MPMTVWRKSSKSATSDNTSCVEVAALPYNIGLRDSTDPQGPKIAIPSAAFRDLLDTVKRGELDMP; this comes from the coding sequence ATGCCGATGACCGTGTGGCGCAAGTCCAGTAAGAGCGCTACGTCCGACAACACGAGTTGTGTGGAGGTTGCAGCGCTCCCGTACAACATCGGTCTACGGGACTCTACGGACCCGCAGGGGCCCAAGATCGCCATCCCCTCCGCGGCCTTCCGTGACCTGCTCGACACGGTCAAGCGCGGCGAACTCGACATGCCCTGA
- a CDS encoding M14 family zinc carboxypeptidase yields the protein MRSSRRLRSLLAVPAALALALTGLAAPSAASAPGPETAGQYVVTGPRTGQQRSQVARTGAAVNAVRADGLEVSALPSEVGAIRRLGFTVRPAPAQAADPTAAPSTAATSYHTFAEMRQEVDSVVAAHPQIARQFVVGRSYQGRDIVGVKISDNVAADENEPEVLVIANIHARERLTAEQALDYIGQLTAGYGSNSRITNLVNTREIYVMPMVNPDGQVGVTGNYLP from the coding sequence ATGAGAAGCTCCCGCCGATTGCGTTCCCTGCTCGCCGTCCCGGCGGCGCTGGCGCTGGCCCTCACCGGGCTCGCGGCGCCGTCCGCCGCCTCGGCGCCCGGCCCCGAGACCGCCGGACAGTACGTCGTCACCGGTCCCCGGACCGGCCAGCAGCGCAGCCAGGTCGCCCGGACCGGAGCGGCGGTCAACGCCGTCCGGGCCGACGGGCTGGAGGTCAGCGCCCTCCCGTCGGAGGTCGGGGCCATCCGGCGGCTCGGCTTCACCGTGAGGCCGGCCCCCGCGCAGGCCGCGGACCCGACCGCGGCCCCCAGCACCGCGGCGACGTCGTACCACACGTTCGCCGAGATGCGGCAGGAGGTCGACTCCGTCGTCGCCGCCCACCCGCAGATCGCCCGCCAGTTCGTCGTCGGCAGGTCCTACCAGGGCCGCGACATCGTCGGCGTGAAGATCAGCGACAACGTGGCGGCCGACGAGAACGAGCCCGAGGTGCTGGTCATCGCCAACATCCACGCGCGCGAGCGGCTCACCGCCGAGCAGGCGCTCGACTACATCGGGCAGCTCACCGCGGGCTACGGGTCCAACAGCCGGATCACGAACCTGGTGAACACGCGCGAGATCTACGTCATGCCGATGGTCAACCCCGACGGCCAGGTTGGCGTAACAGGTAACTACCTGCCCTGA
- a CDS encoding PA domain-containing protein: MWSRTAAALGLGALAFAAPAAAAPGPASALRAEAGAYDVTLPTGDTVHVGSGGTRVTPAAGRAPAFSVRNSGGDLYVVPGDRLADDPERYNVTALHERRRPAAPEPKASGELVTVRVRSIARDGRPGLGTAGFLNVKDASIGNAHRPLPGDPEEPCTDERWNGSNCVRLVPGTYSVMGVVATMPSWAPSTGPGKPLNYSLVGRPEIEITGDTEIVLDARKAEEVTVRTPEHATAPGLGAISHLMWTRGPANGPAVDEGVYLGEGATLEQRVFLQPTGRVRTGTFEAYTRWRLEAPAITMRAGSRSLRPEYYPAAYFSDTSDQFPRLDGSARMPVADGDRPGADLRGRLALVRRKDGVPVAEQVETAARAGARMVAVYNDAPGVNDDPGEYGKPLKVPTVRLSHEEGRALLRERATVAAKGTVDSPYQYDLVFPEKGRISENLDYVARTRDLARIDSAYHGGGAMTAARYSKRPWEDFALAYSRPVTGTPRTRAEYVSADPETEWSAMAVTPEQPYNNAFPGPETPHFVLVETKSRAYGAGEHDTHSWGEGPLTGGINAQSPIVRAGDQIRLRVGMADAAQNFSDAYSSLFPNGFVTDFRVYRDDELVAQTAYRPSGVLTTTPGDAGYRVEYDFANNTPGTRLSTRARTSWTFRSAHTADDTVLPLLQIGYDAALDPHNRTRSKTLRLTVRHQDGSSVRLRGLSLQTSLDDGRTWTDVAVRDGVARLRGKGAVSLRVTAGDDRGNAITQETVRAYELR; the protein is encoded by the coding sequence ATGTGGTCGAGAACCGCGGCGGCCCTGGGGCTCGGCGCGCTGGCGTTCGCGGCGCCCGCGGCGGCTGCCCCCGGACCCGCGTCCGCACTGCGGGCGGAGGCCGGAGCCTACGACGTCACGCTGCCCACCGGCGACACGGTGCATGTCGGGAGCGGGGGCACGAGGGTGACGCCCGCGGCGGGGCGCGCTCCCGCGTTCTCCGTCCGGAACAGCGGGGGCGACCTCTACGTCGTCCCGGGCGACCGGCTCGCCGACGACCCGGAGCGGTACAACGTGACGGCGCTGCACGAGCGGCGGCGGCCCGCGGCGCCGGAGCCGAAGGCGTCCGGCGAGCTGGTCACGGTGCGGGTGAGGAGCATCGCGCGGGACGGGCGGCCCGGCCTCGGCACGGCCGGCTTCCTGAACGTGAAGGACGCGTCGATCGGCAACGCGCACCGCCCGCTGCCAGGTGATCCGGAGGAGCCCTGCACCGACGAGCGCTGGAACGGCTCGAACTGCGTGCGGCTGGTGCCGGGGACGTACTCCGTCATGGGCGTCGTGGCGACGATGCCGTCATGGGCGCCGAGCACCGGCCCCGGCAAGCCGCTCAACTACAGCCTCGTCGGCCGACCGGAGATCGAGATCACCGGGGACACCGAGATCGTCCTCGACGCGCGCAAGGCCGAGGAGGTGACGGTCCGGACGCCCGAGCACGCCACCGCGCCCGGCCTGGGGGCGATCAGCCACCTGATGTGGACGCGGGGGCCGGCGAACGGGCCGGCCGTGGACGAGGGCGTCTACCTGGGCGAGGGCGCGACGCTGGAGCAGCGGGTGTTCCTCCAGCCGACCGGACGGGTCCGCACCGGGACGTTCGAGGCCTACACCCGGTGGCGGCTGGAGGCGCCCGCGATCACGATGCGGGCGGGGAGCCGGTCGCTGCGTCCCGAGTACTATCCGGCGGCCTACTTCAGCGACACCTCGGACCAGTTCCCCCGTCTCGACGGCAGCGCGCGCATGCCGGTCGCGGACGGGGACCGGCCCGGCGCCGACCTGCGCGGGCGGCTCGCCCTGGTCCGGCGGAAGGACGGCGTGCCCGTCGCCGAGCAGGTCGAGACGGCCGCCAGGGCGGGGGCGCGCATGGTCGCCGTCTACAACGACGCTCCGGGCGTGAACGACGACCCGGGCGAGTACGGGAAGCCGCTGAAGGTGCCCACCGTCCGTCTGTCCCATGAGGAAGGACGGGCTCTTCTGCGGGAGCGGGCGACGGTCGCGGCCAAGGGCACCGTGGACAGTCCCTACCAGTACGACCTCGTGTTCCCGGAGAAGGGGCGGATCTCCGAGAACCTGGACTACGTCGCGCGCACGAGGGATCTGGCGCGGATCGACAGCGCCTACCACGGCGGTGGCGCCATGACCGCCGCGCGCTACAGCAAGCGCCCCTGGGAGGACTTCGCCCTCGCCTACAGCCGCCCGGTCACCGGCACCCCGCGAACGCGCGCTGAATACGTTTCGGCCGATCCGGAAACAGAGTGGTCCGCGATGGCGGTCACGCCGGAGCAGCCCTACAACAACGCCTTCCCCGGCCCGGAGACGCCGCACTTCGTGCTCGTCGAGACGAAATCCAGAGCATACGGGGCAGGCGAGCACGACACGCACAGTTGGGGCGAGGGACCACTCACCGGCGGCATCAACGCGCAGTCACCGATCGTCCGCGCCGGTGACCAGATCCGCCTGCGCGTCGGCATGGCGGACGCCGCGCAGAATTTCTCCGACGCCTATTCCAGCCTCTTCCCGAATGGTTTCGTCACCGACTTCCGCGTCTACCGGGACGACGAACTCGTCGCGCAGACCGCCTACAGGCCGAGCGGGGTGCTGACGACGACACCGGGCGACGCCGGATACCGCGTGGAGTACGACTTCGCCAACAACACCCCGGGGACCCGGCTCTCCACGCGGGCCAGGACGTCTTGGACGTTCCGCTCCGCGCACACGGCCGACGACACCGTCCTTCCACTGCTCCAGATCGGTTACGACGCGGCGCTCGACCCGCACAACCGGACCCGCTCGAAGACGCTGCGGCTGACGGTCCGCCACCAGGACGGCTCGTCCGTGCGCCTGCGCGGCCTGTCCCTCCAGACCTCGTTGGACGACGGCAGGACCTGGACGGACGTCGCGGTGCGGGACGGCGTCGCCCGCCTCCGGGGGAAGGGGGCGGTGTCCCTGCGGGTCACCGCCGGGGACGACCGGGGCAACGCGATCACGCAGGAGACCGTCCGCGCCTACGAACTGCGCTGA
- a CDS encoding sigma-70 family RNA polymerase sigma factor: MIATQTTDLDRTDNFRAVVDAANGLRDQTNAGDWTEGMLVAAAKNGQEWATLELISRYEARLRRLVARANVDTAAVPDLQQAAMLGVLEALRKVDPDRPNEFFTYAHSFVLAELTEANRTADPKPAERNEVKRYWSAMRAVDGDAVRARRWAEYQRLSAVELEGIAEESGDVMAREIVDSRFDRWERKPNGRTWEEASAERGRGLDGPTFDAVHSSVTYLDADAGDDGDGESLPLHETIATTDTDQTEQINNELTALALVASLDDRDALVVNCLFGVNGETQRTAAEVGEMLGITRPRVQNVKAAALRRLAKIGADIR, translated from the coding sequence ATGATCGCCACGCAGACCACCGACCTTGACCGCACCGACAACTTCCGCGCGGTGGTCGACGCCGCGAACGGGCTCCGCGACCAGACGAACGCGGGCGACTGGACGGAGGGAATGCTCGTCGCCGCCGCGAAGAACGGTCAGGAGTGGGCCACCCTCGAACTGATCTCCCGCTATGAGGCGCGGCTCCGCCGGCTCGTCGCCCGCGCGAACGTCGACACCGCCGCGGTTCCGGACCTCCAGCAGGCCGCGATGCTCGGTGTCCTGGAGGCGCTGCGCAAGGTCGACCCGGACCGCCCGAACGAGTTCTTCACCTACGCGCACAGCTTCGTCCTTGCGGAGTTGACGGAGGCGAACCGGACCGCGGACCCGAAGCCGGCCGAACGCAACGAGGTGAAGCGGTACTGGTCCGCGATGCGCGCGGTGGACGGCGACGCGGTCCGCGCGCGGAGGTGGGCGGAGTATCAGCGGCTGTCCGCGGTGGAGCTGGAGGGCATCGCGGAGGAGAGCGGCGACGTGATGGCGCGGGAGATCGTTGACTCCCGGTTCGACCGCTGGGAGCGGAAGCCGAACGGGCGCACGTGGGAGGAGGCGTCCGCGGAGCGTGGCCGCGGGTTGGACGGTCCGACGTTCGACGCGGTCCACTCGTCCGTCACGTACCTTGACGCGGACGCCGGAGACGACGGGGACGGCGAGTCGCTCCCCCTTCACGAGACGATCGCGACGACGGACACCGACCAGACGGAGCAGATCAACAACGAGTTGACCGCGCTCGCGCTGGTCGCCTCGCTGGACGACCGTGACGCGCTGGTCGTCAACTGCCTGTTCGGCGTGAACGGGGAGACGCAGCGAACCGCCGCGGAGGTGGGCGAGATGCTCGGCATCACGCGTCCCCGCGTCCAGAACGTCAAGGCCGCGGCGCTGCGGAGGCTCGCGAAGATCGGCGCGGACATCCGCTGA
- a CDS encoding helix-turn-helix domain-containing protein — translation MAGQESLDPDRSMWDFIAVELRRQRRARGVSGASLARLIGRDRSIVSRIESGRIPMQLDHAEIIDREWGLDRLFTRLVRFAKERKDDEWRLGDLAEQEARATRVRLWEIGLVPGLLQTPDYARAVLSVGLVRDPDEAVQGRLSRQAAVFDRERPPEVSVILNWAVLEQPVGSADVMRGQLARLLELAELPHVSVRVLEKSAGVHVGYDGMLELLTVDARDLAYAEAPHGGGLVTDPADVQDFEVRYDRIGNIATPAGSSRAVIHHAMETCR, via the coding sequence ATGGCAGGCCAAGAGTCGTTAGACCCCGACCGGTCCATGTGGGACTTCATAGCCGTTGAGCTGCGCAGACAGCGCCGCGCGCGGGGAGTCAGCGGCGCGTCCCTCGCCCGGCTGATCGGGCGGGATCGTTCAATCGTTTCACGCATCGAGTCCGGCCGAATCCCCATGCAACTCGACCACGCGGAGATCATCGACCGCGAATGGGGACTAGATCGCCTGTTCACGCGGCTAGTGCGGTTCGCGAAGGAACGCAAAGACGACGAGTGGAGGCTAGGCGACCTCGCGGAGCAGGAAGCGCGTGCAACACGCGTCCGGCTGTGGGAGATCGGCCTAGTCCCCGGACTTCTCCAGACACCCGACTACGCGCGTGCGGTGCTCTCCGTGGGACTCGTCCGTGATCCGGACGAAGCGGTTCAAGGGAGACTTTCGCGGCAGGCCGCAGTGTTCGACCGCGAGCGGCCACCCGAAGTCAGCGTGATACTCAATTGGGCTGTCCTGGAACAGCCCGTAGGATCAGCGGACGTGATGCGCGGACAGTTGGCACGTCTGCTGGAACTCGCGGAGCTTCCGCACGTCAGCGTCCGTGTCCTGGAGAAAAGCGCCGGCGTGCACGTCGGGTATGACGGGATGCTGGAACTGCTGACGGTGGACGCTCGCGACCTCGCGTACGCGGAGGCACCCCACGGAGGCGGACTAGTGACTGATCCCGCAGACGTCCAGGACTTCGAAGTAAGGTACGACCGGATAGGCAACATCGCCACCCCCGCCGGATCATCGCGCGCGGTGATCCACCACGCTATGGAGACATGCCGATGA